The DNA window GTCTCTGCGCCGGCCTTCTGGGTGGGGGTAGTTTCGTTATACTATTTGGCCTTTCGTGCGCGGTGGCTTCCCATCGGGGGTACCGGTACCGTTGCCCACCTGGTCCTGCCTGTCCTGGTGCTGGGCCTGCGGCCTACCGCCGTGCTGGCCCGGCTGACGCGTTCCAGCATGCTCGACGTGGTTCGTGCTGACTATGTACGTACCGCGAGGGCAAAGGGACTAGGCGAGCGCACGGTCATTTACCGCCATGCGCTCAGAAACGCCATCAACCCAGTTCTCACGTACTCCGGACTCCTCCTTGCCTACCTGCTAGGAGGGGCGGTGGTCATCGAGAACGTGTTCGCCTGGCCCGGCCTGGGCAAGTTGCTGGTAGACGCCATGGGATCGTACGACTTCCCGCTTGTGCAGGGGGTCGTGTTGTTCAGTGCTTCCGTGATTGTCCTGTTCAATTTGCTTGTCGACGTGTTGTATGCAGTGTTGGATCCCCGCGTGTCGTACCGATAGCTGTGTTGGAGGACTTGACGTCGTGCGCAAGGTGTGGAAGCTTGTGGACCCGGTCACCGTTGCTGCCGCCGCCGGTATCGTCTTGCTGGCCGCGCTCGCCATCTTCGCCGGCCAGGTTGCCCCGTACGACCCGACACTGATAATGGAGGCGGGTCTGACGGAAACCGGGATGCCGCGTCCACCCTCAATGCAGTTCCCTCTGGGTACCGACCTCCTGGGGCGAGATGTATTGAGTCGCATCATCTATGGTACCCGCGTCTCGCTAACTGTGGGAATGTTTGCGGTGGCCACTAGCGCCAGTATCGGAACGGCGATCGGCCTGGTGTGCGGGTACGTGGGCGGAACGCTGGACAACCTGGTTATGCGCTTCACGGATATCATTATGTCGTTCCCCAGTTTACTGCTGATCATGGCTATCGTGGCCACGCGTGGGCCGAGCCTGACCATTATCTTCCTGGCGATAGGGCTGGTGGACTGGCCTACGACCGCCCGGGTGGTTAGGGGCGAGGTCCTCTCGCTGCGCCAGGCGAATTTCGTGGAGGCGGCCAGTGCTGCAGGTGCCTCTCACTGGCGTGTGGCCAGACGCCATCTCCTCCCCAACGTCCTTGGTTCTGTGATCGTGCTGGCCACTACCGGGATAGCAGAGGCCATTCTGGTGGAAGCCTCTCTCAGCTTCCTTGGTTTCGGGGTCCGCCCGCCCCTTCCCACCTGGGGTGGCATGGTAAGTGAAGGTTTCAGGTACATCATAACGGCTCCGTGGCTGAGCCTTTTTCCCGGCCTTGCAATTATGGTGACCGTCGTGTGCTTTAACATTGTGGGCGAGTGGCTCCGCGACCGGTTTGACCCGCAGAGAAAGTTACTGGCAGGAGGATGATGGGTGATGGTCGCCGATTTCGACGGGCGCGTGACCAGGGTTCGGGAGAAGATGCAGGTGCTAGGTGGGCAGGGCTGGTTACTGACAGACCCCGGGGATGTCAGATATGTTTGCGGATTCACCGGCTCTTCACCTGCCCTGGTTGACGGGGCCGGGGTTACTGTCTTCCCGCATGGAGTCGATCTCGCCCAGGCGCTTGATGACGTGCCGTGGTGCACGTGTATTCGCAGGAAAGGCCTGCAACCGTGGCCCGAGGTGGTGCAGGTGCTGCAGGAGAGAGGGATCAGGCAGCTGGTTGCAGCGCGGCAAAGCCTGACGGTGCTTGCTTTCGAGAGTGTCACCCAGGCGGGCGTGGAGATCGTCGACGCAGGCCAGGGGATGAACGACCTGCGCGGGGTGAAAGACCCGGGCGAGATCGAATCTCTCAGGCGAGCGGCTGAGATTGCCTCGGAAGCCTTCGGGGATCTGCTCGAGGCTATTCGCCCGGGCATGTCTGAAAAGGAGATTGCGGCCCACCTTGAACACGCGATGCTCAGCAAAGGTGCAGACGGTTTCTGGTTCCGCACCATAGTGGTGTCAGGACCGCGTTCGGCATACTGCCACGGTGCACCGACTGAGCGAAGGGTCCGGGAAGGTGACCTGGTGACCATAGATTTCGGGCCGGTGTGGCAGGGATACCCCGCCGACTGCACCCGGACCATCGTCGTGGGAAATCCGTCTTCGGAGCAACGGCGGGTGTACGCTGCGGTGCTGGCCGCGCAGGAAGCCGCCCTGGGGCTGGTTTCTGCGGGTCGTTCTGCTCGGGACGTGCACCTGGAGGCTGCGCGGGCAATAGAGCAGGCGGGGTACGGGCCCTATTTCGTGCACGCGCTGGGTCACGGCCTGGCAGGCGGGCCTCTCCTGGACGAGGACAGCACGGATGAATTGGTGGTGGGTAACGTGTTCACGGTGGAACCGGGGATCTATATTCGGGGCTGGGGCGGGGTGCGAATCGAGGACGACGTCCTGGTGGCCCCCTCGGGCAAGGAGATCCTGACCACGTGTACACGCGAGTTGATAGCCATCACGTGAGTTGCGTTGCGGTGTCTGGCACAGCTTGGGCCCATCCCGGCTATCCGGGAAGCACCCGACAGATCAATACTTCACCGTAAAATGCTTTCACTACGGTTTTTCGATTCCGGCGGGAAGGAATGGCGCCATTGCTAAGTTTTCGGCCTGTCGAGGGGCCGAAAACGGCCTTCCGCTGTTCAAGTTGGGCTCCAGGCAATCCGCTGTCTCGCACAGATGTGGGGTCTCGGGCCCGGCGGTGTCCTGGACAGGCGTTTGGCTGCGGCGCCCCCGTTCTGCGGGGGGCGCCGCCGTTGTGCGCCCGGCACGGCGGCAGGACGAGCCCGCTAGCCAAAGGCGAGGGCTGCTGCCGGGAGGCGGGGTCTGAAAGCGCGGAAGGGTCCGTGGTGAAAAATGTCCCCCGCGGACCCGCTTCATTTCAAGGTCGGTGTTCAACTCGGGCTTCACTACTCGTCGGTCGAGGGCCATGTGGGACAACTGCTATTCGTCGGCAGCGGAGCCCGGGAGGCCGCGGGGAAGTGGGTTTGGGCGTCATGGTGGTAGCCGCAGCGCAGGGCTGGTGTACCGGTGGCGCCGGCGCCGCGGCGCTCATCCTTCGTAAAACTCCATGCGGAACCAGAAGCCCTCGTGGGTTCGAGCTTCTCGCCGTCAATCAGGATGCAGATCTCGCCTTCCTCGCAATCAAACTCGATCCTGCCCACGCCGCAATCCCCGCCCCAAAGCGGGCGCCCGCGCCCCGATGCCGGGCCGGATCGGGGCGCCCACGGCGCAGTTCCTGCCCCAACCCGGGCGCCCACGCCAC is part of the Bacillota bacterium genome and encodes:
- a CDS encoding ABC transporter permease; amino-acid sequence: MSTYVARRLLWVPVTVWGVITITFFLMYIIPGDPARILIGGHVATAEGLAQLRHQMGLDRPVLVQYVDYLTKALRGDLGRSFRLRVPISTLILQRVPNTALLAAASVLIALLVAVPLGVLAATSRSRAFDRLVIALSTAGVSAPAFWVGVVSLYYLAFRARWLPIGGTGTVAHLVLPVLVLGLRPTAVLARLTRSSMLDVVRADYVRTARAKGLGERTVIYRHALRNAINPVLTYSGLLLAYLLGGAVVIENVFAWPGLGKLLVDAMGSYDFPLVQGVVLFSASVIVLFNLLVDVLYAVLDPRVSYR
- a CDS encoding ABC transporter permease codes for the protein MRKVWKLVDPVTVAAAAGIVLLAALAIFAGQVAPYDPTLIMEAGLTETGMPRPPSMQFPLGTDLLGRDVLSRIIYGTRVSLTVGMFAVATSASIGTAIGLVCGYVGGTLDNLVMRFTDIIMSFPSLLLIMAIVATRGPSLTIIFLAIGLVDWPTTARVVRGEVLSLRQANFVEAASAAGASHWRVARRHLLPNVLGSVIVLATTGIAEAILVEASLSFLGFGVRPPLPTWGGMVSEGFRYIITAPWLSLFPGLAIMVTVVCFNIVGEWLRDRFDPQRKLLAGG
- a CDS encoding Xaa-Pro peptidase family protein; this encodes MVADFDGRVTRVREKMQVLGGQGWLLTDPGDVRYVCGFTGSSPALVDGAGVTVFPHGVDLAQALDDVPWCTCIRRKGLQPWPEVVQVLQERGIRQLVAARQSLTVLAFESVTQAGVEIVDAGQGMNDLRGVKDPGEIESLRRAAEIASEAFGDLLEAIRPGMSEKEIAAHLEHAMLSKGADGFWFRTIVVSGPRSAYCHGAPTERRVREGDLVTIDFGPVWQGYPADCTRTIVVGNPSSEQRRVYAAVLAAQEAALGLVSAGRSARDVHLEAARAIEQAGYGPYFVHALGHGLAGGPLLDEDSTDELVVGNVFTVEPGIYIRGWGGVRIEDDVLVAPSGKEILTTCTRELIAIT